GGTGAAGTCCTCTGCACCGTATTCTAGGAGTTTGGAATGTCCCGCGTAGCCAAATATCCGGTTAAATTGCCGAGCGGCGTCGAGGTAAAAATCGACGGCAACCAACTGACCGTCAAAGGCGGTCAGGGTGAACTCGCAATGACCGTTCACGACCAGGTCGTGATCGGTCAGGAAGAAGGTCAGCTGACCTTCGCTCCGAGCGAGTCCGCCAAGAGCTGGGCGATGGCTGGTACTACCCGTGCACTGGTCCAGAACATGGTTACCGGTGTCACCGAGGGCTTCACCAAGTCCCTCGAGATCAATGGCGTCGGCTATCGTGCCCAGGCAAGTGGCAAGACGCTCAACCTGACACTGGGCTTCTCACACCCGGTCGAATACCAGCTGCCTGAGGGTGTCGTGGCGGAAACGCCGAAGAACACCACTATCGTGCTGAAAAGCGCCGATAAGCAGCGTCTCGGCCAGGTCGCCGCGGAGATCCGCGCCTTCCGTCCGCCCGAGCCCTACAAGGGCAAGGGTATCCGGTACGGTGACGAGCAGATCCGTCGTAAAGAAGCCAAGAAGAAGTAAGGCAGGGTTATGAACGCGAAGAAAGAATCTCGTCTCCGTCGTGCCCGCCGTGCTCGCGCCAAGATCCGCGAGCTGGGCGTGTATCGCCTGAGCGTCAACCGTACCCCGCGCCACATCTACGCGCAGATCATCTCGCCGGATGGTGGCAAGGTCCTGGCCAGCGCTTCCACGCTGGACAAGGCGCTTCGTGAGGGTGCGACCGGTAACGCAGACGCCGCCGCCAAGGTGGGTGCGCTGATTGCCGAACGCGCTAAGGAAGCAGGCATCACTCAGGTTGCCTTCGATCGTGCCGGTTTCCGGTACCACGGTCGAGTCAAGGCCCTGGCCGACGCCGCTCGTGAAGGCGGCCTGGAATTCTAAAGGGTTTTACGATGGCGAAGAACGAACAGAATAGCGGCGATCTGCAAGAGAAGCTGGTGCAGATCAACCGTGTCGCCAAGGTGGTCAAGGGTGGCCGTATCTTCGGTTTCACCGCTCTGACCGTCGTCGGCGATGGCAGTGGTCGTGTCGGTTTTGGCCGCGGCAAGGCGCGTGAAGTGCCGGTCGCGATCCAGAAGGCCATGGACCAGGCGCGTCGCAACATGATCAAGGTGAGCCTCAGTGGTCACACCCTGCAGTACCCGGTCAAGGCCCGTCACGGCGCCTCCAAGGTGTACATGCAGCCGGCCTCTGAAGGTACCGGGATCATCGCTGGCGGCGCTATGCGCTCCGTGCTCGAACTGGCTGGCGTCCATGACGTCCTGGCCAAGTGCTACGGTTCCACCAATCCGGTGAACGTGGTGCGTGCGACCATCAATGGTCTCGCCTCCATGCAGTCTCCGGAAGACATCGCCGCCAAGCGTGGCCTGTCTGTCGAAGCGATCACGGGGTAAGACACCATGGCAGCAACGATCAAGGTTACCCAGATCCGCAGCACCATCGGCGTGTTGGGCAAGCACAAGGCCACCGTGACCGGTCTTGGCCTGCGCCGCATCGGTCATACGGTCGAGCTGGAAGACACCCCTGCCGTGCGCGGCATGATCCACAAGGTAAATTACCTTGTGCGTGTAGAGGGAGAGTAATCCATGAAACTCAATAGCCTGAGCCCGGCACCGGGTTCCAAGCATGCTGAGAAGCGTGTCGGTCGTGGCATCGGCTCCGGTCTGGGCAAGACCGGTGGCCGCGGCCACAAGGGCCTGAAGTCACGCAGCGGCGGCTCCGTGAAGCCTGGTTTCGAAGGCGGTCAGATGCCGCTGCAGCGTCGTCTGCCGAAGTTCGGCTTCACTTCAGCCAAGTCTCTGGTCAGCGAAGAAGTTCGCCTGGCCGAGCTTGCCAAGGTCGACGGCGACGTCGTGACCCTGGAAACGCTGAAGCAGGCCAACGTGCTCAAGGACGCCACGCGGTACGCGAAGGTGCTCCTCTCTGGCGAACTGAACAAAGCGGTTACCGTCCGCGGTCTCAAGGTCACCAAGGGTGCCCGGGCCGCGATCGAAGCCGCTGGCGGCAAGGTAGAGGACTAAATGGCTAAGTCAGGAAACATGCCGGCGATGGGCAGCGGTCTGAGTGAACTCTGGGCGCGACTGCGCTTCGTGCTCCTCGCCATTGTGGTGTACCGCATCGGTGCTCACATTCCCGTGCCCGGTATCAATCCTGACCAGCTTGCTGCCTTGTTCAGGGAGCAGCAGGGCACCATCCTTGGCATGTTCAACATGTTCTCGGGTGGTGCGCTGGAGCGCATGAGTATCTTCGCCCTGGGCATCATGCCCTATATCTCGGCGTCGATTATCATGCAGCTCCTGTCGGCGGTCTCGCCTCAACTGGAACAGTTGAAGAAGGAAGGCGAGGCCGGCCGCCGCAAGATCAGCCAATATACCCGCTACGGTACGGTGATCCTGGCATTCGTCCAGGCCGTCGGCATGTCCGTCGGTCTGGCGGGGCAAGGGATTGCCTACACCGCAGACTTCAGCTTCTATTTCACCGCCGTGGTCACCTTCGTGGCCGGTGCGGTGTTCATGATGTGGCTGGGTGAGCAGATCACCGAGAAGGGCATCGGCAACGGCATCTCGCTGCTGATCTTCTCGGGGATCGTGGCGGGTCTGCCGGGCGCGGTGGGTCAGTCGTTCGAACTGGCACGCAACGACGGTGCCTGGAACGTGCTGCCCTTGCTGGCATTGTCGATCCTCGGCATCGCCACGGTGGCCTTCGTGGTGTTCATCGAACGCGGCCAACGTCGCATCACGGTGAACTACCCCCGTCGCCAGGTGGGCAACAAGATGTATGCGGGCCAGAGCAGCTACCTGCCGCTCAAGGTCAACATGGCAGGGGTCATCCCGGCGATCTTTGCGTCCAGCATTCTGCTGTTCCCGGCATCGCTCGGACAGTGGGTCGGCTCCGGTGAGGGGCTGGACTGGTTGCAACAGGCGTCCTTGGCTCTCGGGCCGGGTCAACCGTTGTACATCTTGCTTTTCGCGCTCGCGGTGGTATTCTTCTGCTTCTTTTACACAGCGCTGGTCTTCAATCCCAAGGATGTCGCTGACAACCTCAAGAAGTCAGGGGCCTTCCTGCCGGGCATTCGTCCTGGTGAGCAGACCGCTCGCTATGTCGACAAGGTCATGACGCGTCTGACCCTGTTTGGTGCCCTGTACATCACCGCCGTATCCTTGATGCCCCAATTCCTGATCGTGGCCTGGAACGTTCCCTTCTTCTTTGGCGGGACGTCGTTGCTGATCGTGGTGGTTGTCATCATGGATTTCATGTCGCAGGTGCAGTCGCATCTGATGTCGAGCCAGTATGACTCGGTGATGAAGAAGTCCAACCTGAAAGGCTACGGTAGCGGCGGCATGCGCTGAGCGTGCCGCACGCGATTTGGAGAGAACGATGAAAGTTCGAGCTTCCGTGAAGAAAATGTGCCGTAACTGCAAGATCATCCGTCGCAATGGCGCCGTTCGCGTCATCTGCACGGAGCCGCGGCACAAGCAGCGCCAGGGTTAAGCCTGGCGGCTGTACTCAACCGGGTGCCGGCATGCCCCTTGCCCTCTCGAGGGTAAAGGGGTATGCTGTTGCGCCTTTTGTAGATGATTAAACGAGCAAGCCGCTCAAATTTCGGAGTAAGCTGATGGCCCGTATTGCAGGCGTCAATATCCCGGACAACAAGCATGCGGCGATCTCGCTGACCTATATCTTCGGGATCGGCCGTACTCGCGCAGTGGATATCTGTGCAGCTGCCGGTATCGCGCCGACCGCCAAGGTGCAGGAACTGTCTTCTGATGAAGTCGACAGCCTGCGTGCCGAGGTTGGCAAGTACACCGTAGAAGGCGACCTTCGCCGTGATACGACGCTGAACATCAAGCGTCTCATGGATCTGGGTTGCTATCGTGGTCTGCGTCATCGTCGTGGTCTTCCGCTGCGTGGTCAGCGTACCAAGACCAATGCGCGTACCCGCAAGGGCCCGCGTAAGCCGATTCGCAAATAACACGCATGTTCTGGCGTTAAGACAGGAAGAAACATCAACATGGCTAACCCGCGTAGTAATCGCAAAAAGGTTAAAAAGCAGGTGGTGGATGCCGTTGCGCATATCCACGCCTCTTTTAACAACACTATCGTGACGATCACAGACCGCCAGGGCAACGCTCTGTCATGGGCGACAGCCGGTGGTTCGGGTTTTCGTGGTTCTCGCAAGAGCACCCCGTTCGCTGCTCAAGTGGCAAGTGAACGTGCAGCAACTGCTGCAGCCGAGTATGGTGTGAAAAACGTCGACGTGCTGGTCAAAGGTCCTGGACCTGGTCGTGAGTCCGCCGTGCGTGCTCTCAATGCCGCCGGTTTCCGCGTGCAAAGCATCACCGACGCGACGCCCGTTCCCCACAACGGCTGCCGTCCGCCGAAGAAACGCCGCGTTTAAGGAGACAGACTCATGGCTCGTTATATTGGACCGAAGTGCAAACTGTCTCGTCGTGAAGGCACCGACCTCTTTCTGAAGAGCGGTGTGACTCCCTTCGAGAAGAAGTGTAAATCCGAGCAGATTCCGGGTGTACACGGCCAGCGCCGTCAGCGTCTTTCCGACTACGGCTTGCAGCTTCGCGAGAAGCAGAAAGTACGTCGCATGTATGGCGTACTCGAGAAGCAGTTCCGCAACTACTACAAGGAAGCAGCCCGTGTTAAGGGTGCGACCGGCGAAGTGTTGCTGCAGCTCCTCGAAACCCGACTGGACAACGTCGTCTACCGCATGGGCTTCGGCTCGACTCGCTCCGAAGCGCGTCAGCTGGTCAGTCACAAGGCCCTCACCGTCAATGGCCGTACCGTCAACGTGGCGTCCTACAAGGTCAAGCCGGGTGACGTGGTCAGCGTTCGCGAGAAGGCCAAGAACCAGGCGCGCATCCAGAATGCGCTTTCCATCGCCGCTAACCGTGGTGATGTGGCCTGGGTCGACGTCGACTCCAAGAAGATGGAAGGCACTTTCAAGGCTCTGCCTGAACGCGGCGACCTGTCTGCCGACATCAACGAAAACCTGATCGTCGAGCTGTACTCGAAGTAATCCGCTTAGCGGCGCCGGGCCACCGAGGTGGCCCGGTCGAGTACCGAGTATCCGTTTGGCAGCCTGAAAGGTGTTCATATGCAGCGTTCAGTGACAGAGTTTCTCCGTCCTCGCGATATCAAGGTCGAAGAGATCAACGCGCACCACGCGAAGATCGTGCTCGAGCCGTTCGAGCGCGGTTTCGGTCACACCCTGGGGAATGCTCTGCGTCGCATCCTGCTGTCTTCCATGCCCGGCTGCGCCGTGGTGGAAGTCGAAATCGCGGGAGTCGACCACGAGTACAGTGCGATCGAAGGGGTTCAGGAAGACGTCATCGAGATGCTCCTGAACCTCAAAGACGTGGCGATCAAGATGCATAGCCGCGACGAAGCGATGCTCACGCTGAACAAGCAGGGCCCCAGCGTCGTCACGGCCGGTGACATTGCCGCCGACCATGATGTCGAGATCGTCAATCCCGAGCACGTGATCGCCCACGTCAACGAAGGCGCCGAGCTGAAGATGCAGCTCAAGGTGGCCCGTGGTCGTGGTTACGAGCCGGCGGATACCCGCGATGGCGCGGAGGACGAATCCCGGGCCATCGGTCGCTTGCAGCTGGATGCGACCTTCAGCCCCGTGCGTCGTGTTTCCTATTCCGTGGATGCCGCGCGTGTCGAGCAACGTACCGACCTCGACAAGCTGATCATCGACCTGGAAACCGACGGCACCCTGGATCCGGAAGAGGCGATCCGTCGTAGCGCGACCATCCTGCAGGAGCAGCTGGCCGCGTTCGTCGACCTGGAAGCCGACAAGGAACAGGAAGTGGTAGAGGAAGAGGATCAGATCGATCCCATCCTGCTGCGCCCCGTAGACGATCTCGAGTTGACCGTTCGCAGTGCCAACTGCCTCAAGGCCGAGAATATCTATTACATCGGCGATCTGATTCAGCGCACCGAGGTGGAGCTGTTGAAGACCCCGAATCTCGGCAAGAAGTCCTTGAACGAAATCAAGGATGTGTTGGCCACGCGCGGTCTGTCCCTTGGCATGCGGCTGGAAAACTGGCCGCCGGCAAGCCTGAAGGACGACAAGGCCTCCGCGTGAGCGTCGCCTCGAGTCCCAGTTTGGTAAGGAATTACAACCATGCGTCATCGTAAGAGTGGTCGTCACCTCAATCGTACCAGCTCGCACCGCCAGGCCATGTTCAAGAACATGTGCGTGTCGCTGGTCGAGCACGAAGTGATCAAGACAACCCTGCCCAAGGCCAAGGAGCTGCGTCGTCATATCGAGCCGCTGATCACCTTGTCCAAGCAGGACAGTGTCGCCAACCGTCGTCTGGCCTTCAGCCGCACCCGCTCCAAAGAAGCGGTCGGCAAGCTCTTCAATGAGCTGGGTCCGCGTTACGTCGAGCGTCCGGGCGGTTACGTCCGTATCCTCAAGTGCGGCTTCCGCACCGGCGACAACGCCCCCATGGCCTACGTCGAGCTGGTCGATCGTCCGGTCGTCGAGGAAGCTGCCGAGGAGTGATCCTCGCGCTGCCTCGCATCGGG
The genomic region above belongs to Halomonas sp. YLGW01 and contains:
- the rplF gene encoding 50S ribosomal protein L6, with protein sequence MSRVAKYPVKLPSGVEVKIDGNQLTVKGGQGELAMTVHDQVVIGQEEGQLTFAPSESAKSWAMAGTTRALVQNMVTGVTEGFTKSLEINGVGYRAQASGKTLNLTLGFSHPVEYQLPEGVVAETPKNTTIVLKSADKQRLGQVAAEIRAFRPPEPYKGKGIRYGDEQIRRKEAKKK
- the rplR gene encoding 50S ribosomal protein L18, with product MNAKKESRLRRARRARAKIRELGVYRLSVNRTPRHIYAQIISPDGGKVLASASTLDKALREGATGNADAAAKVGALIAERAKEAGITQVAFDRAGFRYHGRVKALADAAREGGLEF
- the rpsE gene encoding 30S ribosomal protein S5; this translates as MAKNEQNSGDLQEKLVQINRVAKVVKGGRIFGFTALTVVGDGSGRVGFGRGKAREVPVAIQKAMDQARRNMIKVSLSGHTLQYPVKARHGASKVYMQPASEGTGIIAGGAMRSVLELAGVHDVLAKCYGSTNPVNVVRATINGLASMQSPEDIAAKRGLSVEAITG
- the rpmD gene encoding 50S ribosomal protein L30, which codes for MAATIKVTQIRSTIGVLGKHKATVTGLGLRRIGHTVELEDTPAVRGMIHKVNYLVRVEGE
- the rplO gene encoding 50S ribosomal protein L15, coding for MKLNSLSPAPGSKHAEKRVGRGIGSGLGKTGGRGHKGLKSRSGGSVKPGFEGGQMPLQRRLPKFGFTSAKSLVSEEVRLAELAKVDGDVVTLETLKQANVLKDATRYAKVLLSGELNKAVTVRGLKVTKGARAAIEAAGGKVED
- the secY gene encoding preprotein translocase subunit SecY, which encodes MAKSGNMPAMGSGLSELWARLRFVLLAIVVYRIGAHIPVPGINPDQLAALFREQQGTILGMFNMFSGGALERMSIFALGIMPYISASIIMQLLSAVSPQLEQLKKEGEAGRRKISQYTRYGTVILAFVQAVGMSVGLAGQGIAYTADFSFYFTAVVTFVAGAVFMMWLGEQITEKGIGNGISLLIFSGIVAGLPGAVGQSFELARNDGAWNVLPLLALSILGIATVAFVVFIERGQRRITVNYPRRQVGNKMYAGQSSYLPLKVNMAGVIPAIFASSILLFPASLGQWVGSGEGLDWLQQASLALGPGQPLYILLFALAVVFFCFFYTALVFNPKDVADNLKKSGAFLPGIRPGEQTARYVDKVMTRLTLFGALYITAVSLMPQFLIVAWNVPFFFGGTSLLIVVVVIMDFMSQVQSHLMSSQYDSVMKKSNLKGYGSGGMR
- the rpmJ gene encoding 50S ribosomal protein L36 codes for the protein MKVRASVKKMCRNCKIIRRNGAVRVICTEPRHKQRQG
- the rpsM gene encoding 30S ribosomal protein S13, translating into MARIAGVNIPDNKHAAISLTYIFGIGRTRAVDICAAAGIAPTAKVQELSSDEVDSLRAEVGKYTVEGDLRRDTTLNIKRLMDLGCYRGLRHRRGLPLRGQRTKTNARTRKGPRKPIRK
- the rpsK gene encoding 30S ribosomal protein S11, which gives rise to MANPRSNRKKVKKQVVDAVAHIHASFNNTIVTITDRQGNALSWATAGGSGFRGSRKSTPFAAQVASERAATAAAEYGVKNVDVLVKGPGPGRESAVRALNAAGFRVQSITDATPVPHNGCRPPKKRRV
- the rpsD gene encoding 30S ribosomal protein S4; translation: MARYIGPKCKLSRREGTDLFLKSGVTPFEKKCKSEQIPGVHGQRRQRLSDYGLQLREKQKVRRMYGVLEKQFRNYYKEAARVKGATGEVLLQLLETRLDNVVYRMGFGSTRSEARQLVSHKALTVNGRTVNVASYKVKPGDVVSVREKAKNQARIQNALSIAANRGDVAWVDVDSKKMEGTFKALPERGDLSADINENLIVELYSK
- the rpoA gene encoding DNA-directed RNA polymerase subunit alpha — protein: MQRSVTEFLRPRDIKVEEINAHHAKIVLEPFERGFGHTLGNALRRILLSSMPGCAVVEVEIAGVDHEYSAIEGVQEDVIEMLLNLKDVAIKMHSRDEAMLTLNKQGPSVVTAGDIAADHDVEIVNPEHVIAHVNEGAELKMQLKVARGRGYEPADTRDGAEDESRAIGRLQLDATFSPVRRVSYSVDAARVEQRTDLDKLIIDLETDGTLDPEEAIRRSATILQEQLAAFVDLEADKEQEVVEEEDQIDPILLRPVDDLELTVRSANCLKAENIYYIGDLIQRTEVELLKTPNLGKKSLNEIKDVLATRGLSLGMRLENWPPASLKDDKASA
- the rplQ gene encoding 50S ribosomal protein L17 produces the protein MRHRKSGRHLNRTSSHRQAMFKNMCVSLVEHEVIKTTLPKAKELRRHIEPLITLSKQDSVANRRLAFSRTRSKEAVGKLFNELGPRYVERPGGYVRILKCGFRTGDNAPMAYVELVDRPVVEEAAEE